In a single window of the Pseudopipra pipra isolate bDixPip1 chromosome Z, bDixPip1.hap1, whole genome shotgun sequence genome:
- the IER3IP1 gene encoding immediate early response 3-interacting protein 1 encodes MAFTLYSLLQASLLIVNAVAVLHEERFLRHVGWGTDQGIGGFGEEPGIKAQLMNLIRSIRTVMRVPLIALNSITIILLLLFG; translated from the exons ATGGCGTTCACGCTGTACTCGCTGCTGCAGGCCTCGCTGCTCATCGTGAACGCCGTGGCCGTGCTGCACGAGGAGCGCTTCCTGCGGCACG TTGGCTGGGGAACTGACCAAGGGATTGGAGGATTTGGAGAGGAACCAGGAATTAAAGCACAGCTAATGAACCTTATTCGATCAATACGAACTGTCATGAGAG tgcCATTAATAGCACTGAACTCCATTACAATCATTCTCCTCCTTTTGTTTGGCTGA